One genomic segment of Alicycliphilus denitrificans K601 includes these proteins:
- a CDS encoding NAD/NADP octopine/nopaline dehydrogenase family protein produces MTRQDIHVGVAGVGGIGLANAAWLRQAGFGVSLWSPRGTGLAGPARCELHATGVLGGSFEVQVAASAAELSRHADVLVIAVPVNGHKAVFDALAPHLRTGQTVVVSSMSSLSALYAYELARSRGVDITVVSMGTTTLTARRAASNEVKVMTRRTRLGISALPQSALPRAKALCQALFGDVFDEDANALASALTNINPVAHAPLAVFNWTRIERAENWPQYHYMTPHVASVIVRLDAERRALARAFGLHVRSIEEHFAKSFNTRSEQLADIAAELHASRGGPPGPTDVGTRFLGEDVPYGLAFSSVLARIAGMPMPCTETMIEASSLITGRDLRAENDLIDALGLRSETPDGLLERLR; encoded by the coding sequence ATGACGCGCCAGGACATCCACGTGGGCGTCGCCGGGGTCGGCGGCATCGGCCTGGCGAACGCGGCCTGGCTGCGGCAGGCGGGGTTCGGGGTCTCGCTGTGGTCGCCGCGCGGCACGGGGCTCGCGGGCCCGGCGCGCTGCGAGCTGCATGCCACGGGCGTGCTCGGCGGCAGCTTCGAGGTGCAGGTCGCGGCATCGGCCGCCGAGCTGTCGCGGCATGCCGACGTGCTGGTGATCGCCGTCCCCGTGAACGGCCACAAGGCGGTCTTCGACGCCCTGGCGCCGCACCTGAGGACTGGCCAGACGGTGGTGGTGAGCTCCATGAGCTCGCTGTCCGCGCTGTACGCATACGAGCTGGCCAGGAGCCGGGGCGTGGACATCACCGTGGTCAGCATGGGCACGACCACGCTGACGGCGCGCCGCGCCGCGTCCAACGAGGTCAAGGTCATGACGCGCCGCACGCGCCTGGGCATCTCCGCGCTGCCGCAGTCGGCCCTGCCGCGGGCCAAGGCGCTGTGCCAGGCGCTGTTCGGCGACGTGTTCGACGAAGACGCGAACGCGCTGGCCAGCGCGCTCACGAACATCAACCCCGTGGCGCATGCGCCGCTGGCCGTGTTCAACTGGACGCGCATCGAGCGCGCGGAGAACTGGCCCCAGTACCACTACATGACGCCGCACGTGGCGTCCGTGATCGTGCGGCTGGATGCCGAGCGCCGCGCGCTGGCGCGTGCCTTCGGCCTGCACGTGCGCTCCATCGAGGAGCATTTCGCCAAGTCCTTCAACACCCGCTCCGAGCAACTGGCCGACATCGCGGCGGAACTGCACGCCAGCCGCGGCGGCCCCCCGGGCCCGACCGACGTGGGCACGCGCTTCCTGGGCGAGGACGTGCCCTATGGCCTGGCGTTCTCCAGCGTGCTCGCGCGCATCGCCGGCATGCCCATGCCGTGCACCGAGACCATGATCGAGGCCTCCAGCCTGATCACCGGCCGCGACCTGCGCGCGGAGAACGACCTGATCGACGCGCTGGGCCTGCGCAGCGAGACGCCCGACGGCCTGCTGGAGCGCCTGCGGTAA
- a CDS encoding Bug family tripartite tricarboxylate transporter substrate binding protein — MTMRKTIASVFATLSVMAAGAIPAAHAQAPDLPAKPIHIVVPFTPGGAQDIIGRAIGTKLAERIGLPVIVDNKPGAGGVIAAESVAKAAPDGTTLFLASGGAISIAPSLLGGKLTYDPARDFAPIAMLVDTPMTVAVRMDSPFKTLADLIDAARKNQGKVSFASTGNGTITHLTGEYLAQRAGVKMLHVPYRGAGPAINDTLGGQVDFIVTSVASAEAMVTGRKMRVLGTFTGRRIPSLQGAPTVTEATGLGGMEVPVWAGLLAPAKTPPAMLRRLESEVLAVCRSPAIHEQFEKLGALSTCAGAPELDRMIKADTQRWSEVIKQGGIQE, encoded by the coding sequence ATGACCATGAGGAAAACCATCGCATCCGTATTCGCCACCCTGTCCGTCATGGCGGCCGGCGCCATTCCGGCGGCGCATGCGCAGGCCCCGGACCTGCCCGCCAAGCCGATCCACATCGTCGTGCCGTTCACGCCGGGCGGCGCGCAGGACATCATCGGCCGCGCCATCGGCACCAAGCTCGCCGAGCGCATCGGCCTGCCTGTCATCGTCGACAACAAGCCGGGCGCGGGCGGCGTGATCGCGGCCGAATCCGTGGCCAAGGCGGCGCCCGACGGAACCACGCTGTTCCTGGCCAGCGGCGGCGCGATCTCCATCGCACCCAGCCTGCTGGGCGGCAAACTGACCTACGACCCGGCCAGGGATTTCGCTCCGATCGCCATGCTGGTGGACACGCCCATGACCGTGGCGGTGCGCATGGACAGCCCGTTCAAGACCCTGGCCGACCTGATCGACGCCGCCAGGAAGAACCAGGGCAAGGTCAGCTTCGCGTCCACGGGCAACGGCACCATCACCCACCTGACGGGCGAATACCTGGCGCAGCGCGCCGGCGTGAAGATGCTGCACGTGCCGTACCGCGGCGCCGGTCCGGCGATCAACGACACCCTGGGCGGGCAGGTGGACTTCATCGTGACCAGCGTGGCGTCGGCCGAGGCCATGGTCACCGGCAGGAAGATGCGCGTGCTGGGCACGTTCACCGGCCGGCGCATCCCCAGCCTGCAGGGCGCCCCCACCGTCACGGAGGCCACGGGCCTGGGCGGCATGGAGGTGCCGGTGTGGGCCGGCCTGCTAGCGCCCGCGAAGACGCCGCCGGCCATGCTCAGGCGGCTGGAGTCCGAGGTGCTCGCCGTCTGCCGCTCGCCCGCGATCCACGAGCAGTTCGAGAAGCTGGGCGCCCTGTCCACCTGCGCCGGCGCGCCCGAGCTCGACCGCATGATCAAGGCGGACACGCAGCGCTGGAGCGAGGTGATCAAGCAGGGAGGGATCCAGGAATGA
- a CDS encoding sensor histidine kinase produces the protein MKIFQREQRSLFGEILDWMLTPLLLLWPVSLALTWLVAQGLANKPFDRALEYNAHALAQLVTVQDGRVLFNLPQPASEILRADESDIVYYQVLSPTGEYLSGERSLPLPPPEERVISGEVRLRDAEMRGIDIRVAYIWVRVPLPDAPAALVQVAETRSKRSVLATEIIKGVMLPQFVILPLAVLLVWLALARGIKPLHQLEERIRARKPDDLSPLDHKAVPMEVAPLVDSVNDLLRRLSESMATQKRFLADAAHQLKTPLAGLRMQADLAQREGTSTEELKQSLKQIGRSSIRATHTVNQLLALARAEGGSAVVQRQPVDLARLVIEVVEGSVPRAMDKCIDLGYDGVDPGVPGVWMDGNPTLLKELVRNLVDNAINYTPSTSDHPGMVTARVLPDTFGRVVLLQVEDSGPGVPEAERELVFQPFYRALGTDADGSGLGLPIVREIARQHGAEVVLEDVRPGSSMPGARFSVRFAAGRPGA, from the coding sequence GTGAAAATCTTCCAGCGCGAGCAGCGCTCCCTCTTCGGCGAAATCCTGGACTGGATGCTCACGCCGCTGCTGCTGCTGTGGCCCGTGAGCCTGGCGCTCACCTGGCTCGTGGCCCAGGGTCTGGCGAACAAGCCGTTCGACCGCGCGCTCGAATACAACGCCCATGCGCTGGCCCAGCTCGTCACCGTGCAGGACGGGCGCGTGCTGTTCAACCTGCCCCAGCCGGCCAGCGAGATCCTGCGCGCCGACGAGTCCGACATCGTCTACTACCAGGTGCTCTCGCCCACGGGGGAATACCTCTCGGGCGAGCGCAGCCTGCCGCTGCCGCCGCCCGAGGAGCGCGTGATCTCCGGCGAGGTGCGGCTGCGCGACGCCGAGATGCGCGGCATCGACATCCGCGTGGCCTACATCTGGGTGCGCGTGCCCCTGCCCGACGCCCCGGCCGCCCTGGTGCAGGTGGCCGAGACGCGCTCCAAGCGCAGCGTGCTGGCCACCGAGATCATCAAGGGCGTGATGCTGCCGCAGTTCGTCATCCTGCCGCTGGCCGTGCTGCTGGTGTGGCTGGCACTGGCGCGCGGCATCAAGCCGCTGCACCAGCTGGAGGAGCGCATCCGCGCGCGCAAGCCCGACGACCTCTCGCCGCTGGACCACAAGGCCGTGCCCATGGAGGTGGCGCCGCTCGTCGATTCGGTCAACGACCTGCTGCGCCGCCTGTCCGAGTCCATGGCCACGCAGAAGCGCTTCCTGGCCGACGCGGCGCACCAGCTCAAGACACCGCTGGCCGGCCTGCGCATGCAGGCCGACCTCGCGCAGCGCGAGGGCACGAGCACCGAGGAGCTCAAACAGTCGCTCAAGCAGATCGGGCGCTCGTCCATCCGCGCCACGCACACCGTCAACCAGTTGCTGGCGCTGGCGCGCGCCGAAGGCGGCAGCGCCGTGGTGCAGCGCCAGCCGGTGGACCTGGCGCGCCTCGTGATCGAGGTGGTGGAGGGCAGCGTGCCGCGCGCCATGGACAAGTGCATTGACCTGGGTTACGACGGCGTCGACCCCGGTGTGCCCGGCGTGTGGATGGACGGCAACCCCACGCTGCTCAAGGAGCTGGTGCGCAACCTGGTGGACAACGCCATCAACTACACGCCCTCCACCAGCGACCATCCCGGCATGGTCACGGCGCGCGTGCTGCCCGACACCTTCGGTCGCGTGGTGCTGCTGCAGGTCGAGGACTCGGGCCCCGGCGTGCCCGAGGCCGAGCGCGAGCTGGTCTTCCAGCCCTTTTACCGCGCGCTGGGCACGGACGCCGACGGCTCGGGCCTGGGCCTGCCCATCGTGCGCGAGATCGCGCGCCAGCACGGCGCCGAGGTGGTGCTGGAGGACGTGCGCCCGGGCAGCAGCATGCCGGGCGCGCGTTTCAGCGTGCGCTTTGCGGCCGGCCGCCCCGGCGCGTGA
- a CDS encoding response regulator has product MRILIAEDDQVLADGLLRTLRGSGAVVDHVASGSEADAALLTNNEFDLLILDLGLPRLHGLEVLKRLRGRGSALPVLILTAADGIEERVKGLDLGADDYMAKPFALSELEARVRALTRRGMGGTSATIKHGPLVYDQAGRVATIDGKMVELSARELGLLEVLLQRAGRLVSKEQLVERLCEWGEEVSNNAIEVYIHRLRKKIERGPIRIATVRGLGYCLEKIPG; this is encoded by the coding sequence ATGCGCATCCTCATCGCCGAAGACGACCAGGTGCTGGCCGACGGCCTGCTGCGCACGCTGCGCGGCTCCGGCGCCGTCGTGGACCATGTGGCCAGCGGCAGCGAGGCCGATGCCGCGCTGCTCACCAACAACGAGTTCGACCTGCTGATCCTGGACCTGGGTCTGCCCCGGCTGCACGGGCTGGAGGTCCTCAAGCGCCTGCGCGGGCGCGGCTCGGCCCTGCCGGTGCTCATCCTCACCGCGGCCGACGGCATCGAGGAGCGCGTCAAGGGCCTGGACCTGGGGGCCGACGACTACATGGCCAAGCCCTTCGCCCTGTCCGAGCTGGAGGCGCGCGTGCGCGCGCTCACGCGCCGCGGCATGGGCGGCACCAGCGCCACCATCAAGCACGGCCCGCTGGTGTACGACCAGGCCGGCCGCGTGGCCACCATAGACGGCAAGATGGTGGAGCTGTCCGCGCGCGAGCTGGGCCTGCTGGAGGTGCTGCTGCAGCGCGCCGGCCGCCTGGTGAGCAAGGAGCAGCTCGTCGAGCGCCTGTGCGAATGGGGCGAGGAGGTGAGCAACAACGCCATCGAGGTCTACATCCACCGCCTGCGCAAGAAGATAGAGCGTGGCCCGATACGCATCGCCACCGTGCGCGGCCTGGGCTACTGCCTCGAAAAGATTCCCGGTTAA
- a CDS encoding 2-aminoethylphosphonate--pyruvate transaminase: MSQAITPILLTPGPLTTSERTRRAMLRDWGSWDADFNQITGRIRQRVLDIVHGQGTHECVPMQGSGTFSVEAAIVTLVPRTGHVLVPNNGAYCARLARICKVLGRRLTTIDYSEAQQVSPADVDRALAADPSITHVALVHCETGAGVLNPLHEVAQVVARHGRGLIVDAMSSFGAIEIDARKTPFDAVIAASGKCLEGPPGMGFVIARRSVLEQCEGNAHSLALDLYDQWVYMQKTTQWRFTPPTHIVAALDEAMTQYIEEGGLPARGGRYARNCKALIEGMRALGLRSYLDEGLQAPIIVTFHAPVDPAYEFKAFYQEVKKRGYILYPGKLTQLETFRVGCIGHFGEAGIPGAVAAVAEALKAMGVKQVSEPEMA; this comes from the coding sequence ATGAGCCAAGCCATCACCCCCATCCTGCTGACCCCCGGGCCACTGACCACCTCCGAGCGCACGCGGCGCGCCATGCTGCGCGACTGGGGTTCGTGGGACGCGGACTTCAACCAGATCACCGGCCGCATCCGCCAGCGCGTGCTCGACATCGTGCACGGCCAGGGCACGCACGAATGCGTTCCCATGCAGGGCAGCGGCACCTTTTCGGTGGAGGCGGCCATAGTCACCCTGGTGCCGCGCACGGGCCACGTGCTGGTGCCCAACAACGGCGCCTACTGCGCGCGCCTGGCGCGCATCTGCAAGGTGCTGGGGCGCAGGCTCACTACCATCGACTACAGCGAGGCGCAGCAGGTCAGCCCCGCCGACGTGGACCGCGCGCTGGCCGCCGACCCCTCCATCACCCACGTGGCCCTGGTGCACTGCGAGACGGGCGCCGGCGTGCTCAACCCGCTGCACGAGGTGGCGCAGGTCGTGGCCCGGCACGGCCGGGGGCTGATCGTGGACGCCATGAGCTCGTTCGGCGCCATCGAGATCGATGCGCGCAAGACGCCGTTCGATGCCGTGATCGCCGCCTCGGGCAAATGCCTCGAAGGCCCCCCGGGCATGGGCTTCGTCATTGCGCGCCGCAGCGTGCTGGAGCAATGTGAGGGCAACGCCCACTCGCTGGCGCTGGACCTGTACGACCAGTGGGTCTACATGCAGAAGACCACGCAGTGGCGCTTCACGCCGCCGACCCACATCGTCGCGGCGCTCGACGAGGCCATGACGCAGTACATCGAGGAAGGGGGCCTGCCCGCGCGCGGCGGGCGCTACGCGCGCAACTGCAAGGCGCTGATCGAGGGCATGCGCGCCCTGGGCTTGCGCAGCTACCTGGATGAAGGGCTGCAGGCGCCCATCATCGTCACCTTCCATGCGCCGGTGGACCCCGCGTACGAGTTCAAGGCCTTCTACCAGGAGGTCAAGAAGCGCGGCTACATCCTCTACCCCGGCAAGCTCACGCAGCTGGAGACCTTCCGCGTGGGCTGCATAGGCCACTTCGGCGAGGCCGGCATCCCCGGCGCCGTGGCCGCAGTGGCCGAAGCGCTCAAGGCCATGGGCGTCAAGCAGGTCAGCGAGCCCGAAATGGCCTGA